Below is a window of Ruegeria sp. THAF33 DNA.
TCTTCTGTGCAAAGCGGAACATCACTTCGCTTCCCGCAACTTGGACAGAAACTCATCGCATGCCTGTGCGCTTCCGACGATCTCGTCCGTCGTTTCAATTCCTTGCAGGGATGCCATCTCGGAATTCACGCGATTGAGGATCTGATCCGCTTGCTCGGCGGTGATCAGATTCTCGGCTTGTGCGCCTTTCAATGTAGAGCAGACACCGGCGGACAAGCCTGTCGCAACGCCGACACCCATCGCGGCACCTCCACCCAAGGTCATCGCCCCAACCACGCCGAGGACGAGCCCGATCACGATACCCAAGATCACTTTTCCCATGTTTTCCTCCCTTTTGGTGGGAATGCGTTCGGCGTTCACTACTGCCGCAAACTGCGTACCCATTTGCAAATCAAGACCAGCGCTAGAAGATTGAAAACCGGTGCGAGCGCCGCGAACCACGGTTTGGTCGACTCCGAGAGCAAGTCCGCTACGAGTATCCAGGGCAACCCCAACGGCAAAAGGAACACCCCGGACAAAGGGTCTTTTTCTTGCCCCAACCAGCCAAATGTACCCGTCAAGAACGCAACCAACGCCAACAGGTAAAGGATCGCGAATATGATAGTGGCTATTCTACAAACCAAGTCGAGCATTCCGATGAGCGAGCCAGTGCTGCGCGGCCGTGTTCAGCCACGCACCAAACAGGTCACAATGCGCCTTCGTCGCCCAGGAACTCGATACCGGCTGTGGCGCCATCACTGTAAGCAATACAGTTCCATGGGGCACGATCCTCGCCAACGCCGACGGTGACCTGGGTTCCCGCCTCGCTGAACGCAGACGACAGAACAACGACTTGCGAATTGTTCGTTGTGTTGGCTACGTCTCGCAAACACGCTTGCTGAGCGGGCGTGAGCTCGGCAGACGCGCTTGACGTACCCGTATCGTCGCAGGCAGCAAGCAGTGCGAAACATGTCGTGCCTGCAACCATCACCATCTTGTTGGTCATTTTCTTCTCCCTTTAGGTTCTTTGATCTCAATTGAATTAGAGGCGACGTTTTGAAGCTCCAGCGCCTCAGCGGCCAATAGTACATACTCCGAACTGGTGACTGCCGTTCCCAAAAGACTCGCCATTCAAGGTTTGGCCGGCAGAACAATATTGCGTTGATCGCATGCACTGCCAACAACGCGTGACCGCACTGGAAAAAGCTGGAGCGAATGTTGGAAGAAGAGCTAGTATTTTGAGTCTTGGCATCGCGTTCTCCCAACGCTCGGTCATTGAAAACGCCTTCCGACTGCCAGCACTCACTCCGACAGTCGGAAGGGCCCGGTAAATCGGGCGACAGCGACAACAACGGAGGTAAAATAAAGTTGCGTCGAATTCTCATATTTGAATCTAATTTTTCATAAATCAATATTTTTTCCGCGCGTAAATTTCTCTAGGCTTTCGTGCGATAGGCTTTTGCTTTCAAACAAAAAGAATGTGGGGATTTTCGCAAAAGCGAGTGTTCCCTACGCGGCCAAGCGTTGTTGACGCCGCAAAGAAACGACGAAGGGACAAAAACATGGGATTCGTTGAAGCAGTAAAAACGTGTTTTTCGAAATACTACCAGTTCTCTGGTCGGGCTTTACGATCAGAATACTGGTGGTTCTTCTTGTTTGTGGTTCTCGTGAGTGCCGTATTAGCTTTGCTGGATACGATCATATTCGGGACCAATCCCGAAACGGGGCAGGGTTCTCGGGTTCTGTCCTCTGTTTTCCAACTGGCTGTTCTCATACCCATGCTGGCCGCCGGTTGGCGGAGGCTGCATGATACAGGACGACCTGGCTGGTATTTGCTGCTGCCGATGGCGCTTAGCATTACAACGCTTTTTGTTATGCTGGGTGGGGTGGCGTTCTTCTCGGTATTGGAGCAAGGAACGGAAAACCCCGATTCACTACGAGGACCTGCGGCAGTCTTGGGCGCAACCGGCATTGTTGTTTTCTCAATTCTTCAATTGGTTCTGTCCATCCTGATGATCTGGTGGCTAACGCGCCCTTCTCAAGAAGGCGCAAACGAATACGGCGCACCTGTTTCCTGATCTGGTTACCCGGGCGGTGGGCCCGACGCTCTGCTGAAAGAAAGAGCCAAATGCAACGCCGTGGAGAGAGAAAGAATGAATTTCAAGCCGATTTCCGTTGGAGCGCTGATGATGGCAATGGCAACCACAGCATCGGCGGAGTGGTCGTTCAGTTCCGGGCCTAGTCCCAATGCATTTATTCAGACCGGAAACATGACGCTGGAACTTCAGTGTAACCGTATCCGCTTTGCTCCGGCTGGATATGAGGACAGCCAGGACATTGTGCAGAAGCAGGGGCTTTCCATTCGATTTTTGAAGAACGGCACCACCGAAGTTGGGGCATTTCAGGTTGGCGCAGAAAACGCTGCCGTGCAGATCGTCGACAACTATCCCGTCGAAGTCAGTTTCAATAGTCAAGAGGACTATGGTTTTGTACTGGACCAGCTTGCGGCCAATGCATCGGTTAATCTGTCCATGATTGATCAAGATATCAGCTATGGAATCTTTGACTTGAAAGGTTCCAGCGCGGCAATTCAGTCCCTTCGTTCCGCCTGCGATTCAGGTGCTCGCCAGGGGGCCTCCTACGAAGCGCCCGAAGGCATCGCCTATTGTGGTGGCGGAGCGGTAGAGCGCGTGATCGAACCGGTAATTTTGGACACTCCGGACGGGGAGTGGGACGCGCGAG
It encodes the following:
- a CDS encoding DUF805 domain-containing protein, translating into MGFVEAVKTCFSKYYQFSGRALRSEYWWFFLFVVLVSAVLALLDTIIFGTNPETGQGSRVLSSVFQLAVLIPMLAAGWRRLHDTGRPGWYLLLPMALSITTLFVMLGGVAFFSVLEQGTENPDSLRGPAAVLGATGIVVFSILQLVLSILMIWWLTRPSQEGANEYGAPVS